The following are encoded together in the Bacteroidales bacterium MB20-C3-3 genome:
- the rsmA gene encoding 16S rRNA (adenine(1518)-N(6)/adenine(1519)-N(6))-dimethyltransferase RsmA, translating to MYVKAKKSLGQHFLKDQKIAERIVESLDLNLSADVLEIGPGTGVLTQHLVNLGNITFRASEIDRESIEYLKKNYPQMGENLLEGDFLNMDLGEIFKGSFSVIGNFPYNISSQIFFKLLDYREQVPQIVCMLQKEVAERLASPPGNKSYGILSVLLQAWYDIDYLFTVEPGSFIPPPKVKSAVISLKRNSREILGCDEKLFKKVVKASFNQRRKAVRNSVKQLLEGRTPPESYLFGMRPEQLSVEEFIELTKLIYNN from the coding sequence ATGTATGTAAAGGCAAAAAAATCACTGGGGCAGCACTTTCTGAAGGATCAGAAAATTGCTGAGAGGATTGTAGAGTCACTTGATCTAAACCTATCTGCAGATGTGCTGGAGATTGGACCAGGAACAGGGGTTCTTACTCAGCATCTTGTAAATCTGGGGAATATAACATTCAGAGCATCAGAGATTGACAGAGAGTCAATAGAGTATTTGAAGAAAAATTATCCTCAGATGGGTGAAAATCTGCTTGAGGGTGATTTCCTCAATATGGATCTTGGAGAAATTTTTAAGGGTAGCTTTTCTGTGATTGGGAATTTTCCTTACAATATATCTTCACAGATTTTCTTTAAACTGCTTGATTACAGGGAGCAGGTCCCTCAAATTGTATGCATGCTTCAGAAAGAGGTTGCAGAGAGGCTTGCATCTCCTCCGGGGAACAAAAGTTACGGGATTCTCTCGGTTTTGCTCCAGGCGTGGTATGATATTGACTACCTCTTTACAGTGGAACCCGGTAGCTTTATCCCCCCCCCAAAGGTTAAATCTGCAGTAATTTCACTAAAGAGAAACTCCCGTGAAATACTTGGTTGCGATGAGAAACTATTTAAAAAGGTTGTAAAAGCCTCGTTCAACCAGAGACGCAAAGCAGTCAGAAACTCTGTAAAACAGCTTCTGGAGGGGAGAACTCCTCCTGAAAGTTATCTGTTTGGGATGCGCCCGGAACAGTTAAGCGTTGAGGAGTTTATTGAACTAACCAAGCTTATCTATAATAATTAA
- the ychF gene encoding redox-regulated ATPase YchF has protein sequence MALKCGIVGLPNVGKSTLFNCISSGKAQSANFPFCTIEPNIGSTIVPDERLQVLEKLVKPNRVVPATVEIVDIAGLVKGASKGEGLGNQFLANIRETDAIIHVLRCFDDPNIVHVDGNINPVRDKEIIDTELQIKDLDTVENRIGKVQKQAQTGGDKNAKRMYDILVKFREALMQGKSARTVVFENAEDEKMAKELFLLTNKPVLYVCNVDEGAAKTGNNYVEMVKEAIKDEDAQMLVVAAKIESEIAELESFEEREMFLTELGLDSSGVARLIRTAYALLNLQTYFTAGVQEVRAWTFPKGAKAPQAAGVIHTDFEKGFIRAEVIKYEDYVKYGSENACKEAGKMGVEGKEYIVQDGDIMHFRFNV, from the coding sequence ATGGCATTGAAATGCGGAATAGTGGGACTGCCCAATGTGGGAAAATCTACACTTTTCAATTGTATAAGCTCAGGAAAGGCACAATCTGCCAATTTTCCATTCTGTACAATTGAACCAAACATAGGCTCCACAATTGTTCCGGATGAGAGACTCCAGGTGCTGGAAAAACTTGTTAAACCAAACAGAGTTGTTCCTGCAACAGTTGAGATAGTTGATATTGCAGGCCTTGTCAAAGGGGCCAGCAAAGGAGAGGGGCTTGGTAATCAGTTTCTTGCAAACATCAGAGAGACCGATGCAATTATACATGTTCTAAGGTGCTTTGATGATCCAAATATTGTACATGTTGACGGCAATATTAACCCTGTAAGAGATAAAGAGATTATTGACACAGAGCTTCAGATTAAAGACCTTGACACTGTTGAAAACAGAATTGGCAAAGTTCAGAAGCAGGCTCAGACAGGTGGAGATAAAAATGCCAAAAGGATGTATGATATTCTGGTTAAATTCAGGGAGGCTTTAATGCAGGGAAAATCGGCCAGAACTGTAGTTTTTGAAAACGCTGAGGATGAGAAAATGGCAAAAGAGCTCTTCCTTCTGACCAATAAACCTGTTCTGTATGTCTGCAATGTTGACGAAGGTGCCGCAAAAACCGGAAACAACTATGTAGAGATGGTAAAGGAGGCAATAAAGGATGAAGATGCCCAGATGCTTGTTGTTGCAGCCAAAATTGAATCTGAGATTGCAGAACTTGAGAGTTTTGAGGAGAGGGAAATGTTCCTTACAGAGCTTGGCCTGGACTCTTCCGGTGTGGCCCGGCTTATCAGAACGGCCTATGCTCTTCTTAATTTACAGACATATTTTACCGCCGGAGTACAGGAGGTAAGAGCATGGACCTTCCCAAAAGGGGCAAAGGCTCCCCAGGCAGCAGGAGTTATCCATACAGACTTTGAAAAAGGCTTTATACGGGCCGAGGTTATCAAGTATGAGGACTATGTAAAATACGGCTCTGAAAACGCCTGTAAAGAGGCAGGAAAGATGGGTGTAGAGGGCAAGGAGTACATTGTCCAGGACGGAGACATAATGCACTTCAGATTTAATGTGTAG
- a CDS encoding DUF5050 domain-containing protein encodes MIKKIFILLVLLTGISRLALTQNSHAISKPAYVYVNGVQNHVEAFILNGEIFYKIQDIAALFTDLIPRFSYKAEAGQIEIFRNINHTPDGSELFASRPGKYAAAIYASAVIDGGKSIKADVFIIRENYCLSESDLARLLNVGRKPLPHSGYAGVEFATNFVYSPSIGDMKIKEPEEVGNISFNLGRWGIGLEYKGYIFFIHKNAIFRIKSDGTGLKEFKVKAAHSLNGYRERIYFYAYGYTVKSVNLDGEDLRTEICPLYAMNMGLESQEPHSITYFGDMVMVKYNNKLQNGQWTDEIRWYATSGRSEGVIYRINSEKRVIGDFFLDKNYVYFSVNWANRKDINKPGNLSEKESLVERNISQVFKAGDKMYFKGSDDNLMYSMPLGSKSGIKRVSGVTVNRFFVKGNIVIFQKQEGLYTMNLNGSGEKTLISKGVRNFNVAGDWIIFSERENTSLGARVGLISIDGSKTVKLP; translated from the coding sequence ATGATTAAAAAAATATTTATACTTCTGGTCCTGTTAACGGGGATTTCACGGCTGGCATTAACGCAAAACAGCCATGCAATTTCAAAACCGGCTTATGTATATGTAAACGGAGTACAAAATCATGTTGAAGCCTTTATTCTGAATGGTGAAATCTTTTACAAAATTCAGGATATTGCTGCTCTTTTTACAGATCTTATTCCCCGGTTTTCATATAAAGCAGAGGCTGGGCAGATTGAGATATTCAGGAATATAAATCACACACCTGACGGAAGTGAACTGTTTGCATCCAGACCGGGAAAATACGCTGCTGCAATTTATGCATCTGCCGTTATTGACGGAGGAAAGAGCATAAAGGCCGATGTATTTATTATCAGAGAGAACTACTGCCTCTCAGAATCTGATCTGGCAAGATTGCTTAATGTGGGAAGAAAGCCACTCCCCCATTCCGGGTACGCAGGAGTAGAATTTGCCACAAACTTTGTATACTCACCTTCAATAGGGGATATGAAAATAAAAGAGCCGGAGGAGGTGGGCAATATATCATTCAACCTTGGCCGCTGGGGAATCGGCCTTGAATACAAAGGGTATATATTTTTCATTCACAAAAATGCCATTTTCAGAATCAAGAGTGATGGTACAGGCCTTAAGGAGTTTAAAGTCAAGGCTGCCCACTCACTTAACGGCTACAGGGAGAGAATCTACTTTTATGCATATGGCTATACAGTTAAGTCTGTAAATCTTGACGGAGAAGATTTGAGAACGGAAATATGCCCATTGTATGCAATGAATATGGGATTAGAGAGCCAGGAACCTCACTCCATAACCTATTTTGGAGATATGGTAATGGTAAAGTACAATAACAAACTTCAAAACGGACAATGGACAGATGAGATAAGGTGGTATGCAACCTCAGGCCGCTCAGAAGGTGTTATCTACAGGATAAACAGTGAAAAAAGGGTCATTGGAGACTTTTTTCTCGACAAGAACTATGTCTACTTTAGTGTCAACTGGGCAAACAGAAAGGATATCAACAAGCCCGGAAATCTCAGTGAAAAGGAGTCACTTGTGGAGAGAAATATCTCTCAGGTTTTCAAAGCAGGAGATAAAATGTATTTCAAAGGCAGTGATGACAATCTGATGTACTCAATGCCACTGGGTAGCAAATCCGGTATTAAGAGAGTCTCCGGAGTCACCGTAAACCGCTTCTTTGTAAAGGGCAATATAGTTATCTTTCAGAAGCAGGAAGGCCTTTACACAATGAATCTCAATGGTTCAGGAGAGAAAACTCTTATTTCAAAAGGGGTCAGAAATTTTAATGTTGCAGGAGATTGGATTATCTTCAGCGAAAGAGAGAATACAAGCTTAGGGGCAAGGGTGGGGCTGATAAGTATTGATGGCTCAAAAACTGTAAAATTGCCTTAA